One Amorphoplanes digitatis genomic window carries:
- a CDS encoding MFS transporter has translation MTTYTAPTASTPRSRFRTVATTVAGNFIEYFDWLIFGLYAPILAQHFFPGGSPLTAVLGVFSAYAAGMFFRPLGGILAGRLADRRGRRVALLLSITLMGGGSLVIGLLPAYASIGVAAPILLFLARAAQGLSAGGEWPAAVSYLMELAPRSRRCLYGSYFAVSSAAGGLAAAMLGLGLGAFFGAGAMAQWAWRVPFLVGAALSGVLLLLRRQLAESEPFARARRTRPRAGLRRLLREHPRAVGVAALFVAGLTINTTTWTTVAPALAQTRLHADPAVVYAAVSASIALAMLVQIPFGLLADRIGVLPMLTASLLGFAVAGPFALAAMAPSLGRLVLCMGTGLVLMACLTSVMPKLMAALFPVELRASGLGLPHGIANSLAGGLTPFIATYLAGHGRFGWYLGLLVVAAALAWVAGWIAVRRMSDESADPVADPAPRGELVAAARDA, from the coding sequence GTGACCACGTACACCGCGCCGACCGCCAGCACGCCACGGTCCCGGTTCCGGACCGTCGCCACCACCGTGGCCGGCAACTTCATCGAGTACTTCGACTGGCTCATCTTCGGCCTGTACGCGCCGATCCTGGCCCAGCACTTCTTCCCCGGTGGCAGCCCGCTGACCGCCGTGCTCGGCGTGTTCTCGGCGTACGCCGCCGGCATGTTCTTCCGGCCGCTCGGCGGCATCCTGGCCGGCCGGCTCGCCGACCGCCGGGGCCGGCGGGTGGCGCTGCTGCTGTCGATCACCCTGATGGGCGGCGGCAGCCTGGTCATCGGGCTGCTGCCGGCGTACGCGAGCATCGGCGTCGCGGCGCCGATCCTGCTGTTCCTGGCCCGCGCCGCGCAGGGCCTTTCCGCGGGCGGCGAGTGGCCGGCCGCCGTGTCGTACCTGATGGAGCTGGCGCCGCGCAGCCGGCGCTGCCTGTACGGCAGCTACTTCGCGGTCAGCTCGGCCGCCGGCGGGCTGGCGGCCGCCATGCTGGGGCTCGGCCTCGGCGCGTTCTTCGGCGCGGGCGCCATGGCGCAGTGGGCGTGGCGGGTCCCGTTCCTGGTCGGCGCGGCCCTGTCCGGCGTCCTGCTGCTGTTGCGCCGGCAGCTCGCCGAGAGCGAGCCGTTCGCCCGGGCCCGCCGCACCCGTCCCCGCGCCGGCCTGCGCCGGCTGCTGCGCGAGCACCCCCGGGCGGTCGGGGTCGCCGCGCTGTTCGTGGCCGGCCTGACGATCAACACCACCACCTGGACGACGGTGGCGCCGGCGCTGGCACAGACCCGGCTGCACGCCGACCCGGCGGTGGTCTACGCGGCGGTCAGCGCGTCGATCGCGCTGGCGATGCTGGTACAGATCCCGTTCGGGCTGCTCGCCGACCGGATCGGGGTGCTGCCGATGCTCACGGCGAGCCTGCTCGGCTTCGCGGTGGCCGGGCCGTTCGCGCTGGCCGCGATGGCGCCGAGCCTCGGGCGCCTGGTGCTGTGCATGGGCACCGGGCTGGTGCTGATGGCGTGCCTGACCTCCGTCATGCCCAAGCTGATGGCCGCGCTCTTCCCGGTCGAGCTGCGGGCCAGCGGCCTCGGCCTGCCGCACGGAATCGCCAACTCGCTGGCGGGTGGCCTGACCCCGTTCATCGCCACCTACCTCGCCGGGCACGGCCGTTTCGGCTGGTACCTGGGGCTGCTCGTGGTCGCGGCCGCGCTGGCGTGGGTGGCGGGCTGGATCGCGGTGCGCAGAATGTCCGATGAATCCGCCGACCCGGTCGCCGACCCCGCACCGCGGGGCGAACTGGTCGCGGCGGCGCGCGACGCCTGA
- a CDS encoding VOC family protein: MPIIGIDHVMLATGDLDAARDAFQACLGRPVRPGSRHPGWGTANAVLRFADTYLELITVFDREAARSRPAGRRLADVIDAGGGWAAPVLAAADLDGTCRALRGRGIELAAPIDGESVRPDGRRRRWRIGAHGEEFRTGRLPSMIEYLDPWPEDDPDPAELTRNGIRGLAGVEIAVADLPARTAEYAALLDTPPLTGDRSASWTLPDGRRLRLVTPGRCGDPVDVHLGRLGPGLFQVDLAVEEPERWRPALAACGLPSAGDDLVLDPARAAGARLRLVDAARPTAHAAGGARS; this comes from the coding sequence ATGCCGATCATCGGAATCGATCACGTCATGCTCGCCACGGGCGACCTCGACGCCGCCCGTGACGCGTTCCAGGCCTGCCTCGGCCGCCCGGTCCGGCCCGGCAGCCGCCACCCCGGCTGGGGCACGGCCAACGCCGTGCTGCGGTTCGCGGACACCTACCTGGAGCTGATCACGGTCTTCGACCGGGAGGCGGCCCGGTCCCGCCCGGCCGGTCGGCGGCTGGCCGACGTGATCGACGCCGGCGGCGGCTGGGCGGCGCCGGTGCTGGCCGCCGCCGACCTCGACGGCACCTGCCGCGCCCTGCGCGGGCGGGGCATCGAGCTCGCGGCGCCGATCGACGGCGAGTCGGTGCGCCCGGACGGACGCCGCCGGCGCTGGCGGATCGGCGCGCACGGCGAGGAGTTCCGCACCGGCCGCCTGCCGTCGATGATCGAGTACCTGGATCCCTGGCCGGAGGACGACCCGGATCCGGCCGAGCTGACCCGCAACGGCATCCGGGGCCTGGCCGGCGTCGAGATCGCGGTGGCGGACCTGCCGGCCCGGACCGCCGAGTACGCCGCCCTGCTCGACACGCCGCCGCTGACCGGGGACCGCAGCGCCAGCTGGACGCTGCCCGACGGCCGCCGCCTGCGCCTGGTCACGCCCGGCCGGTGCGGCGACCCGGTCGACGTCCACCTGGGACGGCTGGGCCCGGGGCTGTTCCAGGTCGACCTCGCCGTCGAGGAGCCCGAGCGCTGGCGGCCCGCGCTGGCCGCCTGCGGGCTGCCGTCGGCCGGCGACGACCTCGTTCTCGACCCGGCCCGCGCGGCCGGTGCCCGGCTGCGCCTGGTCGACGCGGCCCGTCCGACAGCCCACGCAGCAGGAGGTGCCCGATCGTGA
- a CDS encoding alpha/beta fold hydrolase, producing MVCQPHHLDLPGAGVRLHAARWAGPPGPPPLLVLHGIWESWRTFAASAERLSAGRTVYCLDLRGHGGSERPYGGYRFADYAADVRAVLPRLGSVVDLLGHSLGAAVALHAAADRCEPARIRRLVAAEPPVLLSEDWPAVRADMARFRELRRRPVDEILRELAATPARTSQWRRMIARALAETDDGVFRAMVEGEQGEVDWGALLSRVGADTLAIGADPAVPGALLTGARLRTLAAGLPSAVVAVLPTAGHHVEIDSPAAFHALIEEFLA from the coding sequence ATGGTTTGTCAGCCGCACCACCTCGACCTGCCCGGTGCGGGCGTGCGCCTGCACGCCGCACGCTGGGCGGGCCCGCCCGGTCCGCCGCCGCTGCTGGTCCTGCACGGCATCTGGGAGTCGTGGCGCACGTTCGCCGCCAGCGCCGAGCGGCTGTCGGCCGGCCGCACCGTCTACTGCCTGGACCTGCGCGGACACGGCGGCAGCGAGCGCCCGTACGGCGGGTACCGGTTCGCCGACTACGCGGCCGACGTCCGGGCCGTGCTACCCCGCCTGGGCTCCGTCGTCGACTTGCTGGGCCACTCCCTCGGCGCGGCAGTCGCCCTGCACGCGGCCGCGGACCGGTGCGAGCCGGCCCGGATCCGGCGGCTGGTCGCGGCCGAGCCGCCGGTGCTGCTGAGCGAGGACTGGCCGGCCGTACGCGCCGACATGGCCCGGTTCCGGGAGCTGCGCCGGCGTCCGGTCGACGAGATCCTCCGGGAGCTGGCGGCGACGCCGGCCCGCACGAGTCAGTGGCGGCGGATGATCGCGCGGGCGCTGGCCGAGACCGACGACGGCGTGTTCCGGGCCATGGTCGAGGGTGAGCAGGGCGAGGTGGACTGGGGTGCGCTGCTCTCCCGGGTCGGCGCGGACACCCTGGCGATCGGCGCCGACCCGGCGGTGCCCGGTGCGCTGCTGACCGGCGCGCGGCTGCGGACCCTGGCCGCGGGCCTGCCGTCGGCGGTGGTGGCGGTGCTGCCGACCGCCGGGCACCACGTGGAGATCGACAGCCCAGCCGCCTTCCACGCCCTCATCGAGGAGTTCCTGGCCTGA
- a CDS encoding non-ribosomal peptide synthetase: MTSSLPIGNAVPNGSGTGVPESTDRVRQAWLAYLAGAPVTVELPLDHLRPLERDHVAARVPVPVPPGVRAALADLDTDESTGWLAAFTALLVRYTGDTELVVGVPVGAAQLAVARRILAPPGVTFRDLLSRVEAAEAAANRLVPLPLSEAGELTRPDEMPGTVAPFAIGFVRDDDPGVAAGWAGADLTLAVDAEGARLYYDAGLFVHRTAARLAGHLATLLADLVAHPDRPVTRARLVGADERRRLLVDFNDTEVSYADERPWAARIADLARRRPNAPAVRDRGCRLTFAQLDAAANRLAHELRDRGLPDAGRVALYLDRSAGAVVATLAAHRAGAAVVLFDPAQPSARTEMMAAETGPDVVVTTAPRLADLPDALAARGVCLDRDAAAVDARPATPPDVAAPDADDISQIAYTSGSTHEPKPVLQRHRTLDNLADWTARAYGVSAEDRASWVSAPGYGIGMLEWMPFLACGAEINIADGRTAATVNRLRDWLVARGVTHALVLNHVAERLAGMFWPERSVLRILVAVGEPMRHWPAPSLPFEVVACYGATEVGAVTSSFDLAGGVRCTSRAVPEDDRAARVPPVGRPIANLRVYLLDQHRNPVPIGVPGELYVAGAGLAAGYLDRPELAAEAFVPNPLPEEPEPVLYRSGDLARYRADGTIEVVGRADSVVRIRGHQVALRDVEAAVVADAAVRETAVLAHTDDDGAVRLVAYVVPADEAAFSSRTLRQSLANQLPSHLLPSAVVRLPGLPWLPNGKLDRRALPAPPAPVTGVPHVGPRTPVERELADLCVEVLGVERIGVDDDLTGAAVPGRLRDALRALVASRYDLELDDARITSIGRVAALVDAARDGDSFGALPPVEHHPEARFEPFPLTDTQQAYWIGRSDAVELGSVGCHGYWEWESSGLDVDRFRAAWSRVLDRHDMLRAVINPDGTQRILADLPEYEIPVLDLRDNDAVEDEAAKLREHLSHHVTPADTWPLWDVRLTLLPGGRTRIHLSLDLLIIDAWSYFQILVPDLVTFYEDPQARPAPLELSFRDYVLAADVALEQSQEYQRSRRYWLERLDEGLPSAPELPRAPGAADLGEVRFTRREHRLDPADWGRLKERAQGAGATPSGVVVAAFAEVLRAWSGNDRFTVNFPLFNRLPLHDDVDALIGDFTTTSLLAVDKVDGTFADRARSIQQRLFEDLEHRHFGGVRVMRELARRGGGHGGAAFPVVVTSLLGQPPRRFTTALGEAIHTSTQTPQVTLDFQVSEVDGALHFSWDSIDGVFPAGMLADMFDAYRNLLDTLVTDAASWRSERFPLVPSAQLQVREEVNRTDARLPELLLHTPVAEHAAARPDALAVVSGDVRLTYRELDRRVNQVGRRLRADGARPDSLVAIVLEKGWEQIVAAHGILAAGAAYLPIAADVPPERLRYLLEHGQVGTVLTSASLDATLEWPGAVRRLMVDGDFDDVDPAPLAPAQEVSDLAYVIYTSGSTGRPKGVMVDHRGAANTILDMNRRLGIGHGDSCLAVSGLHFDLSVYDTFGMIAAGGTVVIPPSTANPEPALWAGLIRAEGVTFWNSVPALLEMLVAHGEPLTSLRAVVLAGDWIPVTLPNRLRALAPGVAVIGSGGPTESCVWSVVYPIGEVDPAWQSIPYGRPMTNQRYHVLDARREHRPVWVPGEIYIESPVGLARGYWRDEERTAAQFVRNPETGVRMYASGDLGRYLPDGTIEILGRTDFQVKIQGHRIELGEIEAVLAEHPSVDRAVAVATDQARRLVAYVTGAEPSPDDLTAFLAERLPRYMVPGSIGVLDELPLTGNGKIDRLALAALAGGRDDSRDYVAPEGPVQELIAAMWAELIGLDRVGGRDNFFELGGNSVIATQLVSRVREMFGVDLPLRAIFTGPTVAEVAAALVADPARAATVSAVADYLAGLDDNDISALLE, translated from the coding sequence GTGACGTCTTCGCTGCCCATCGGCAATGCGGTACCCAATGGATCCGGCACGGGTGTACCCGAGAGCACGGACCGGGTACGCCAGGCGTGGCTCGCCTATCTCGCCGGCGCACCGGTCACCGTCGAGCTGCCGCTCGACCATCTCCGCCCGCTGGAGCGCGACCACGTCGCCGCCCGGGTGCCGGTGCCGGTGCCGCCGGGCGTGCGGGCCGCGCTGGCCGACCTCGACACCGACGAGTCGACCGGCTGGCTTGCCGCGTTCACCGCGCTGCTGGTCCGCTACACCGGCGACACCGAGCTGGTGGTCGGCGTGCCCGTCGGCGCCGCCCAGCTCGCGGTGGCCCGCCGCATCCTCGCCCCGCCCGGTGTGACGTTCCGGGACCTGCTGAGCCGGGTCGAGGCCGCCGAGGCGGCGGCCAACCGGCTGGTCCCGCTGCCCCTGTCCGAGGCGGGCGAGCTGACCCGGCCGGACGAGATGCCCGGCACGGTGGCACCGTTCGCGATCGGATTCGTCCGCGACGACGACCCCGGCGTGGCGGCCGGCTGGGCCGGCGCGGATCTCACGCTGGCCGTGGACGCCGAGGGCGCGCGCCTTTACTACGACGCCGGGCTGTTCGTCCACCGCACCGCGGCCCGCCTCGCCGGGCACCTCGCCACCCTGCTGGCCGACCTGGTCGCGCACCCGGACCGGCCGGTGACGCGGGCCCGGCTGGTCGGCGCCGACGAGCGGCGCCGACTGCTCGTCGACTTCAACGACACCGAGGTCTCGTACGCCGACGAGCGGCCGTGGGCGGCGCGCATCGCCGACCTCGCCCGGCGCCGGCCGAACGCGCCGGCCGTCCGCGACCGCGGCTGCCGGCTCACCTTCGCCCAGCTCGACGCCGCCGCCAACCGGCTCGCGCACGAGCTCCGCGACCGCGGGCTGCCGGACGCCGGTCGGGTCGCCCTCTACCTCGACCGGTCCGCCGGCGCGGTGGTGGCCACCCTCGCGGCCCATCGGGCCGGTGCCGCCGTCGTGCTGTTCGATCCCGCGCAGCCGTCGGCCCGTACCGAGATGATGGCGGCCGAGACCGGCCCGGACGTCGTGGTGACCACCGCACCGCGGCTCGCGGACCTGCCGGACGCGCTCGCCGCGCGGGGTGTCTGCCTGGACCGCGACGCCGCGGCCGTTGACGCCCGGCCGGCGACGCCGCCGGACGTCGCCGCGCCGGACGCCGACGACATCAGCCAGATCGCGTACACCTCGGGCTCGACGCACGAGCCCAAGCCGGTGCTCCAGCGCCACCGCACCCTGGACAACCTGGCCGACTGGACCGCCCGGGCGTACGGGGTGAGCGCCGAGGACCGGGCCAGCTGGGTCTCCGCGCCCGGCTACGGCATCGGCATGCTCGAGTGGATGCCGTTCCTCGCCTGCGGCGCCGAGATCAACATCGCCGACGGCCGTACGGCGGCGACGGTGAACCGGCTCCGCGACTGGCTGGTCGCCCGGGGCGTCACCCACGCGCTGGTGCTCAACCACGTCGCGGAGCGCCTGGCCGGGATGTTCTGGCCGGAGCGCTCGGTGCTGCGGATCCTGGTCGCCGTCGGCGAGCCGATGCGGCACTGGCCCGCGCCGTCGCTGCCGTTCGAGGTGGTCGCCTGCTACGGCGCCACCGAGGTCGGCGCCGTGACCAGCAGCTTCGACCTGGCCGGCGGCGTGCGCTGCACGTCGCGGGCGGTGCCCGAGGACGACCGGGCCGCGCGCGTGCCCCCGGTCGGCCGGCCGATCGCCAACCTGCGGGTGTACCTGCTGGACCAGCACCGCAACCCGGTGCCGATCGGGGTGCCCGGCGAGCTGTACGTGGCCGGCGCCGGGCTGGCCGCCGGCTACCTGGACCGCCCGGAGCTGGCGGCCGAGGCCTTCGTGCCGAACCCGCTGCCGGAGGAGCCCGAGCCGGTGCTGTACCGCAGCGGCGACCTGGCCCGGTACCGCGCCGACGGCACCATCGAGGTCGTCGGCCGGGCGGACAGCGTGGTGCGGATCCGCGGCCACCAGGTCGCGCTCCGCGACGTCGAGGCGGCCGTGGTCGCCGACGCCGCGGTCCGGGAGACCGCCGTGCTGGCGCACACCGACGACGACGGCGCGGTCCGGCTCGTCGCGTACGTGGTGCCGGCCGACGAGGCCGCGTTCTCCAGCCGGACCCTGCGGCAGAGCCTGGCCAACCAGCTACCGTCGCACCTGCTGCCCAGCGCCGTGGTCCGGCTGCCCGGCCTGCCCTGGCTGCCCAACGGCAAGCTGGACCGCCGGGCCCTGCCGGCGCCGCCGGCGCCGGTGACCGGCGTGCCGCACGTGGGGCCCCGCACCCCGGTCGAGCGGGAGCTGGCCGACCTGTGTGTCGAGGTGCTCGGCGTGGAGCGGATCGGCGTCGACGACGACCTGACCGGCGCGGCCGTGCCCGGGCGCCTGCGGGACGCGCTGCGCGCCCTGGTCGCCAGCCGGTACGACCTGGAGCTCGACGACGCCCGGATCACCTCGATCGGCCGCGTCGCGGCGCTTGTGGACGCGGCCCGCGACGGCGACTCCTTCGGCGCGCTGCCCCCGGTCGAGCACCACCCGGAGGCGCGGTTCGAGCCGTTCCCGCTGACCGACACCCAGCAGGCGTACTGGATCGGCCGCAGCGACGCGGTCGAGCTGGGCAGCGTGGGCTGCCACGGCTACTGGGAGTGGGAGAGCTCGGGCCTGGACGTGGACCGGTTCCGGGCCGCCTGGTCAAGGGTGCTGGACCGGCACGACATGCTGCGGGCGGTCATCAACCCGGACGGCACCCAGCGAATCCTGGCCGACCTGCCGGAGTACGAGATTCCGGTCCTCGATCTGCGCGACAACGACGCGGTCGAGGACGAGGCGGCGAAGCTGCGCGAGCACCTGTCGCACCATGTGACGCCGGCCGACACGTGGCCGTTGTGGGATGTCCGGCTGACCCTGCTGCCCGGCGGCCGGACCCGGATTCATCTGAGCCTCGATCTGCTGATCATCGACGCCTGGAGCTACTTCCAGATCCTGGTGCCCGACCTGGTCACGTTCTACGAGGACCCGCAGGCCCGGCCGGCGCCGCTCGAACTGTCCTTCCGGGACTACGTGCTGGCCGCCGACGTCGCCCTCGAACAGTCGCAGGAATACCAGCGGTCCCGCCGGTACTGGCTGGAGCGGCTCGACGAGGGGCTGCCGAGCGCGCCGGAGCTGCCCCGCGCACCCGGCGCGGCGGACCTCGGCGAGGTGCGGTTCACCCGCCGGGAGCACCGCCTGGACCCGGCGGACTGGGGCCGGCTCAAGGAGCGGGCGCAGGGCGCCGGCGCCACGCCGTCGGGTGTGGTGGTCGCCGCGTTCGCCGAGGTGTTGCGGGCGTGGAGCGGCAACGACCGGTTCACGGTGAACTTCCCGCTGTTCAACCGGCTGCCGCTGCATGACGACGTGGACGCGCTGATCGGTGACTTCACCACGACCTCGCTGCTCGCGGTGGACAAGGTCGACGGCACGTTCGCCGACCGGGCCCGCTCCATCCAGCAGCGGCTGTTCGAGGACCTGGAGCACCGCCACTTCGGCGGGGTGCGGGTGATGCGCGAGCTGGCCCGGCGCGGCGGCGGGCACGGCGGTGCCGCGTTCCCGGTGGTCGTGACCAGCCTGCTGGGGCAGCCACCGCGACGGTTCACCACCGCGCTGGGCGAGGCCATCCACACCAGCACACAGACGCCGCAGGTGACGCTGGACTTCCAGGTCTCCGAGGTGGACGGCGCGCTGCACTTCAGCTGGGACAGCATCGACGGAGTGTTCCCGGCCGGGATGCTCGCCGACATGTTCGACGCGTACCGGAACCTGCTCGACACCCTGGTCACGGACGCGGCGAGCTGGCGCAGCGAGCGTTTCCCGCTCGTGCCGAGCGCGCAGCTTCAGGTTCGTGAGGAGGTCAACCGCACCGACGCGCGGCTGCCGGAGCTGTTGCTGCACACGCCGGTCGCGGAACACGCCGCGGCGCGGCCGGACGCGCTCGCGGTGGTCAGCGGCGACGTCCGGCTGACCTACCGGGAGCTGGACCGGCGGGTCAACCAGGTCGGCCGGCGGCTGCGCGCCGACGGCGCCCGACCGGACTCCCTGGTGGCGATCGTGCTGGAGAAGGGCTGGGAACAGATCGTCGCCGCACACGGCATCCTGGCCGCCGGCGCCGCCTATCTGCCCATCGCCGCCGACGTGCCACCCGAACGCCTGCGCTACCTGCTCGAACACGGCCAGGTCGGCACCGTACTGACCAGCGCGTCGCTGGACGCCACCCTGGAATGGCCCGGCGCGGTGCGCAGGCTGATGGTCGACGGTGACTTCGACGACGTCGACCCGGCGCCTCTCGCGCCGGCGCAGGAGGTCAGCGACCTGGCGTACGTCATCTACACGTCCGGCTCGACCGGCCGCCCGAAGGGCGTGATGGTCGACCACCGGGGTGCGGCGAACACCATCCTGGACATGAACCGCCGCCTGGGCATCGGCCACGGCGACTCCTGCCTGGCCGTCTCGGGCCTGCACTTCGACCTGTCCGTCTACGACACGTTCGGCATGATCGCCGCCGGCGGGACGGTGGTGATACCGCCGAGCACGGCCAACCCGGAGCCGGCGCTGTGGGCCGGGCTGATCCGCGCCGAGGGCGTCACGTTCTGGAACTCGGTGCCGGCGCTGCTGGAGATGCTCGTCGCGCACGGCGAGCCGCTGACCTCGCTGCGCGCGGTCGTGCTGGCCGGTGACTGGATCCCGGTGACCCTGCCGAACCGGCTCCGGGCGCTGGCGCCCGGCGTCGCGGTGATCGGCTCCGGCGGTCCCACGGAGAGCTGCGTCTGGTCGGTGGTGTATCCGATCGGCGAGGTGGACCCGGCCTGGCAGAGCATCCCGTACGGGCGGCCGATGACCAACCAGCGCTACCACGTCCTGGACGCCCGGCGCGAGCACCGGCCGGTGTGGGTGCCCGGTGAGATCTACATCGAGAGCCCGGTCGGGCTGGCCCGCGGCTACTGGCGCGACGAGGAACGCACCGCCGCCCAGTTCGTCCGCAACCCGGAGACCGGCGTGCGGATGTACGCCTCCGGCGACCTGGGCCGCTACCTGCCCGACGGCACCATCGAGATCCTGGGCCGCACCGACTTCCAGGTGAAGATCCAGGGCCACCGCATCGAGCTCGGGGAGATCGAGGCGGTCCTGGCCGAGCATCCCTCGGTGGACCGGGCGGTGGCAGTGGCCACCGATCAGGCCCGCAGGCTTGTCGCCTACGTGACCGGCGCCGAACCCTCCCCGGACGACCTGACCGCGTTCCTGGCCGAGCGGCTACCGCGCTACATGGTGCCGGGCTCGATCGGCGTCCTCGACGAGTTGCCGCTGACCGGCAACGGCAAGATCGACCGGCTCGCCCTGGCCGCGCTTGCCGGTGGGCGCGACGACAGCCGCGACTACGTGGCGCCGGAGGGGCCGGTGCAGGAGCTGATCGCCGCGATGTGGGCCGAGCTGATCGGGCTGGACCGGGTCGGCGGGCGCGACAACTTCTTCGAGCTGGGCGGCAACTCGGTAATCGCGACCCAGCTGGTGTCCCGGGTGCGGGAGATGTTCGGCGTCGACCTGCCGCTGAGGGCGATCTTCACCGGACCGACGGTCGCCGAGGTCGCCGCGGCACTTGTCGCCGACCCGGCCCGGGCCGCGACGGTCAGCGCCGTCGCCGACTACCTCGCCGGCCTCGACGACAACGACATTTCCGCGCTGCTGGAGTGA
- a CDS encoding AraC family transcriptional regulator, with product MTTLLDTDDLETAHRMLSLIYGVRRLAPADARSSLRVRQDDLGSFQLHHVTWGMNAEVTGDQMGCYYFGHMIDGGVTYQVGGDTITFSAGETFLCAYPDQPIQVASEGMNGHFVALDAALLAQVAATAPTRVAESVRFTARYPATGSGAAAWLDTCAYVRDTFVPEPVATSPLLLGGAARFLAAIALATFPNNALRDPTIEDRRDAHPRSLRRAVAFIDDNAHRDIGPADIAAAADVTIRSLQLAFRRHLDITPTAYLRRVRLSRAHQDLLAADPVTETVTAVAGRWGFPSHSRFATDYRAVYGTTPSHTLRRG from the coding sequence GCGCCCGCCGATGCCCGGTCGTCGCTGCGGGTCCGGCAGGACGACCTGGGCTCGTTCCAGTTGCACCACGTCACCTGGGGGATGAACGCCGAGGTCACCGGCGATCAGATGGGTTGCTACTACTTCGGGCACATGATCGACGGCGGCGTCACCTACCAGGTCGGCGGCGACACCATCACCTTCAGCGCCGGCGAGACCTTCCTGTGCGCGTACCCCGACCAGCCGATTCAGGTCGCCAGCGAGGGCATGAACGGCCACTTCGTGGCTCTCGATGCTGCGCTACTCGCCCAGGTCGCCGCGACCGCGCCCACCCGCGTCGCGGAGTCCGTCCGCTTCACCGCACGCTATCCGGCCACCGGATCCGGCGCCGCGGCCTGGCTCGACACCTGCGCCTACGTCCGCGACACGTTCGTACCCGAGCCGGTGGCGACCTCGCCCCTGCTCCTCGGCGGTGCCGCCCGGTTCCTCGCCGCGATCGCCCTGGCCACGTTCCCCAACAACGCCCTGCGCGACCCCACCATCGAGGACCGCCGCGACGCGCACCCCCGCTCGCTGCGCCGCGCCGTCGCGTTCATCGACGACAACGCACACCGCGACATCGGCCCCGCCGACATCGCCGCCGCCGCCGACGTCACGATCCGCTCTCTCCAGCTCGCCTTTCGCCGCCACCTCGACATCACGCCCACGGCCTACCTGCGCCGGGTCCGCCTGTCCCGCGCGCACCAGGACCTGCTGGCGGCCGACCCGGTCACCGAAACCGTGACCGCTGTCGCCGGACGCTGGGGCTTCCCCAGCCACAGCCGCTTCGCCACCGACTACCGCGCCGTCTACGGCACCACCCCCTCCCACACGTTGCGACGCGGATGA